In a single window of the Botrytis cinerea B05.10 chromosome 10, complete sequence genome:
- the Bcdfg10 gene encoding Bcdfg10 encodes MLLQFITRIMDPQNICAAFFILGTTVDLGGILIPSFRQHVMNYGSRGFTPDPEKSTSSQSKTTSVFEYIGSLKVPHAWFTHYYIASVASSIFWAFQIITRGPAFRLLASYSQQDATNSMTVNQLTLSWTLMALQGSRRLYESFTLTKPSQSKMWVGLWAIGIAYYLFMGISVWIEGIAIIDATTNPLGLIDISKPSLKTCVAVPLFVIASVCQHNCHKHLASLKKYTLPSNPFFRHVVCPHYTSECLLYIAIAIAAAPQGQFLNRTILAGLCFVISNLGVTADSTRKWYATKFGADSVKSRWRMIPYLY; translated from the exons ATGTTATTGCAATTCATCACAAGGATTATGGATCCCCAAAATATCTGTGCAGCATTCTTCATTTTAGGGACCACAGTTGATTTAGGTGGAATCTTGATACCTTCGTTCCGACAGCATGTCATGAACTATGGCAGTCGGGGGTTCACGCCAGATCCAGAAAAAAGCACATCTTCCCAGAGCAAGACTACGAGTGTGTTCGAGTACATTGGCTCTCTAAAGGTTCCCCATGCTTGGTTCACTCACTATTATATCGCCTCCGTGGCGTCTTCCATTTTCTGGGCGTTTCAAATCATCACACGTGGACCTGCTTTCAGATTGCTTGCCTCTTACTCTCAACAAGATGCGACAAACTCAATGACAGTTAATCAGTTGACTTTGTCATGGACACTCATGGCTTTGCAGGGTAGCCGGAGATTGTACGAGAGCTTTACGCTCACCAAACCTTCTCAGTCAAAGATGTGGGTTGGGCTTTGGGCCATTGGAATTGCGTATTATTTGTTCATGGGAATTTCGGTCTGGATTGAAGGTATTG CCATAATTGATGCGACCACCAATCCACTAGGTTTGATAGACATCTCAAAGCCTTCTTTGAAGACTTGTGTGGCAGTACCTCTATTTGTGATTGCATCTGTCTGTCAGCACAACTGCCACAAGCACTTGGCAAGCTTGAAGAAGTATACTCTTCCCTCGAACCCTTTCTTTCGCCACGTCGTTTGTCCTCATTACACTAGCGAATGCTTGCTGTATATTGCAATTGCCATTGCAGCCGCGCCCCAGGGACAGTTCCTGAACAGAACCATATTGGCAGGGTTGTGCTTTGTAATATCAAACCTTGGTGTGACTGCAGATTCAACAAGGAAATGGTATGCCACAAAGTTTGGGGCAGATAGTGTAAAGAGCAGATGGAGAATGATACCATATTTATACTGA
- the Bcrbg1 gene encoding Bcrbg1 yields the protein MSTTADKIKQIEDEMSKTQKNKATSFHLGQLKAKLAKLKRELLTPTSSGGGAGVGFDVARTGVASVGFIGFPSVGKSTLMSKLTGQHSEAAAYEFTTLTTVPGQILYNGAKIQILDLPGIIQGAKDGKGRGRQVIAVAKTCHLIFIVLDVNKPLTDKKIIEDELEGFGIRINKSPPNIVFKKKDKGGINITNTVPMTHIDHDEIKAVMNEYKISSADIAIRCDATIDDLIDVLEAKGRSYIPVIYALNKIDAISIEELDLLYRIPNACPISSEHGWNVDELLEQMWEKLNLVRVYTKPKGKLPDYTAPVVLRSTRCTVEDFCNAIHKTIVDDFRVAIVYGKSVKHQPQRVGLSHELADEDIITIVKR from the exons ATGTCGACCACCGCTGATAAG ATCAAACAAATTGAGGATGAG ATGtccaaaacccaaaagaACAAGGCGACAAGTTTCCATCTTGGTCAACTTAAAGCAAAGCTCGCTAAACTCAAGAGAGAGTTGTTGACCCCTACGTCAAGTGGTGGAGGAGCAGGTGTAGGGTTCGATGTAGCCCGTACAGGTGTCGCCAGTGTTGGATTTATAGGATTTCCATCGGTGGGAAAGAGTACATTGATGAGCAAACTTACCGGACAACATTCAGAGGCTGCCGCATACGAATTCACAACCTTAACGACAGTACCCGGTCAAATTTTATACAATGGAGCAAAGATTCAAATTCTGGATCTTCCGGGTATTATTCAAGGAGCCAAGGACGGAAAGGGTAGAGGTCGACAAGTCATTGCAGTTGCCAAGACATGCCATTTGATCTTCATTGTATTGGATGTCAATAAACCCTTGACGGATAAGAAGATCATTGAAGATGAATTGGAAGGATTTGGAATTCGAATCAACAAGTCGCCACCAAATATCGtgttcaagaagaaggacaagGGCGGAATCAATATCACTAATACTGTCCCAATGACGCATATCGATCACGATGAGATTAAGGCTGTCATGAACGAGTACAAAATTTCATCCGCAGATATCGCCATTCGTTGTGACGCCACTATCGACGATCTGATAGACGTGCTAGAGGCCAAGGGACGAAGTTATATTCCTGTCATTTATGCATTGAACAAAATCGATGCTATTTCGATAGAGGAACTTGATTTGCTTTACAGAATTCCCAACGCATGTCCTATCTCTTCTGAGCATGGGTGGAACGTTGATGAACTGTTAGAACAGAT GTGGGAGAAATTAAACCTTGTCAGAGTTTATACAAAGCCCAAAGGAAAGTTGCCTGATTACACAGCACCGGTAGTGTTACGTTCCACCAGGTGCACAGTTGAAGATTTT TGTAACGCTATCCATAAAACTATTGTGGACGATTTCCGCGTGGCTATTGTTTATGGAAAATCAGTCAAGCATCAACCTCAACGTGTAGGTCTCAGTCACGAATTagcagatgaagatatca TTACTATTGTCAAACGATAA